The following coding sequences are from one Triticum dicoccoides isolate Atlit2015 ecotype Zavitan chromosome 4A, WEW_v2.0, whole genome shotgun sequence window:
- the LOC119289130 gene encoding eukaryotic translation initiation factor 3 subunit G-like encodes MAATKIRWGELDEDDDGGDLDFLLPPPVVVGPDANGLKKTIHYRFDDDGNKVKVTTTTRVVKLARTRLSKAAVERRSWAKFGDAATGDDASTRLTVVSTEEIFLERPRAPGSKADEPSASSDELATANKGTALMVCRSCGKKGDHWTAKCPYKDLVDTLDRPPTSDGPAALNDPAKSSYVPRRLRKDAVYQDGGHDMRRRNDENSVRVTNLSEDTREPDLLELFRAFGPVSRVYVALDQRTGSSRGFGFVNFVQREDAKKAISKLNGYGYDNLILHVEWATPRPSN; translated from the exons ATGGCGGCGACGAAGATCCGGTGGGGCGAGCTCGAcgaggacgacgacggcggcgacctCGACTTCCTGCTCCCGCCGCCGGTCGTCGTCGGGCCCGACGCCAACGGCCTCAAGAAGACGATCCACTACCGCTTCGACGACGACGGCAACAAGGTCAAGGTCACCACCACCACCCGCGTCGTCAAGCTCGCCCGCACGCGCCTCTCCAAGGCGGCCGTCGAGCGCCGCTCCTGGGCCAAGTTCGGCGACGCCGCCACCGGCGACGACGCCTCCACGCGCCTCACCGTCGTCTCCACCGAGGAGATCTTCCTCGAGCGCCCACGCGCCCCAG GGAGCAAAGCTGATGAACCAAGTGCTTCCAGTGATGAACTGGCGACGGCAAACAAAGGTACCGCTCTCATGGTCTGCAGATCCTGTGGCAAGAAGGGTGACCACTGGACCGCAAAGTGCCCCTACAAGGATCTCGTCGATACTCTGGACAGGCCTCCTACTTCTGACGGACCTGCGGCACTGAATGATCCTGCCAAGAGCTCGTATGTTCCTCGGAGGCTAAGGAAGGATGCTGTTTATCAAGATGGTGGGCACGACATGAGGCGCAGGAACGATGAGAACTCTGTCCGCGTTACCAATTTATCCGAGGACACCCGTGAGCCTGACCTCCTCGAGCTGTTCCGTGCGTTTGGCCCTGTTAGCCGAGTCTATGTTGCGCTGGATCAGAGGACTGGATCAAGCAGGGGCTTTGGCTTCGTCAACTTTGTCCAGAGGGAGGATGCTAAGAAGGCCATCAGCAAGCTCAATGGCTATGGTTATGATAACCTCATCCTCCATGTTGAGTGGGCAACACCTAGGCCTAGTAATTAG